In the Syntrophales bacterium genome, one interval contains:
- the tig gene encoding trigger factor — translation MEEYSADVTIEELSPVKRKLSFDVPWTEVKRELDSAYRQVGKKARIKGFRPGKVPRKVLEVHYREDAENEAVIKLITRRFVEAVEKNNIPVVSQPKIDNKVLEPDSNFCFSATVEIRPDVEPRDYTGLPVTRVEYEVTDRDVENRLDKLREMYALLEPAGADRVTVDGDYLVIDFEVTVDELLREELTTKNYTIQIGGGSFLPGFEEQLKGLKKGEEKIVNVTFPETYEPSDLAGRQGLFRVTVNDVLEKRIPPLDDEFVKNFDAFETVDNLREAARKSIVDEATAKTERDLRKSIISSLLEKHEFEVPSVWVEHQTFNLMADAERRMVSNGLKRERAMQTVLDMQENFRPHAELMVKTSLLLARIAEKESITADDSEVEERIGNLARLQGRPVEEVLETMRQNEGIEQLRDEIIEGKAMAFLVEKATVTVEKNPLSDLETESKENA, via the coding sequence GTGGAAGAATATAGTGCAGATGTGACCATCGAGGAATTGAGCCCCGTAAAGAGAAAGCTTTCCTTTGACGTTCCCTGGACCGAAGTAAAGCGTGAACTGGATTCGGCCTACAGGCAGGTGGGTAAAAAGGCGCGAATCAAGGGTTTCAGGCCGGGGAAGGTGCCTCGGAAGGTACTGGAGGTACATTACCGTGAAGACGCCGAAAACGAGGCGGTGATAAAGCTGATTACAAGAAGGTTCGTAGAGGCCGTGGAGAAGAACAATATTCCCGTGGTTTCGCAGCCGAAGATCGACAACAAGGTCCTTGAACCGGACAGCAATTTCTGCTTCTCCGCCACAGTGGAAATCCGTCCCGACGTGGAACCCCGGGACTATACGGGTTTGCCCGTGACGCGTGTGGAATACGAGGTGACGGACCGGGACGTGGAAAACCGCCTTGACAAGTTGCGCGAGATGTACGCCCTGCTTGAGCCGGCCGGTGCTGACCGGGTCACGGTTGACGGCGATTACCTGGTTATCGATTTTGAGGTTACCGTTGATGAGCTGCTTCGGGAAGAGCTGACCACAAAAAATTACACGATCCAGATCGGCGGCGGCTCCTTTCTTCCCGGCTTTGAGGAACAGTTGAAGGGTCTGAAAAAAGGAGAGGAAAAGATCGTGAACGTCACTTTTCCCGAAACCTACGAACCCTCTGATCTGGCGGGCAGGCAGGGACTCTTCAGGGTAACCGTGAACGATGTTCTGGAAAAAAGGATTCCGCCCCTGGATGATGAATTTGTAAAAAATTTTGATGCTTTCGAAACCGTCGACAACCTTCGGGAAGCGGCACGGAAAAGTATTGTCGATGAAGCGACGGCAAAAACCGAAAGAGACCTGAGAAAGAGCATCATCTCCTCGCTTCTTGAGAAACATGAATTTGAGGTGCCCTCGGTCTGGGTTGAACACCAGACCTTCAATCTGATGGCGGATGCCGAACGACGTATGGTGTCCAACGGGTTGAAGCGGGAAAGGGCGATGCAGACGGTCCTGGACATGCAGGAGAATTTCAGGCCCCACGCGGAACTCATGGTGAAGACGTCGCTGTTGTTGGCCCGAATCGCCGAAAAAGAATCCATCACCGCCGATGACAGCGAAGTGGAAGAACGGATCGGCAATCTCGCGCGTCTCCAGGGCCGCCCCGTGGAGGAGGTGCTGGAGACGATGCGGCAGAACGAAGGTATAGAGCAGCTGCGCGATGAAATTATAGAAGGAAAAGCTATGGCCTTTCTGGTGGAAAAGGCCACTGTGACGGTGGAAAAAAACCCCCTCTCCGACCTGGAGACGGAGTCGAAGGAGAACGCCTGA